One window of Merismopedia glauca CCAP 1448/3 genomic DNA carries:
- a CDS encoding cation:proton antiporter domain-containing protein: MHLDNVSLVLLEVVVIIALSRLMGFACRSIKQPLVIGEIIAGIMLGPSLFGLIAPELAASLFPLQTLPALNVLSQVGLIFFMFLIGLELDPKYLKGNIEIAMLASHVSILAPFALATVSSLILYPLVSNATVSFTAFALFLGSALSITAFPVLSRIITENNLQTTRLGALALTCAAVDDVTAWCLLALAIAVTRSNSFIGALPTIGLSLLYIGLMLTVGRWFLQRFSKLYKRTGRLNQFALAAIYMGVVVSALITDIIGIHLIFGAFLIGAIMPKEPGLVREIAQKTEDFVLIFLLPIFFAYSGLKTQVGLLNQPDLWLLCALVLAVAIFGKYVGTYIAARVSGIDKREASALGWLMNTRGLTELIVLNIGLDLGVISPLLFTMLVIMALVTTFMTSPLLEWTYPKRLIKLDTVGEEVVREATAPIKPTYRIIVPVANPRTQKGLLQLAGAIAGTKLQPAIVYPLSLIELEEAYLFKTTPGEADRLITQQTQGLSELISTLEPPSIRTIMSPIVQVSSDVVRAIGEITRQNPTDLVLLGWHRPIFDQNRLGGRVGQILTQAKVDVAVFVDRRLNRVQRILVPYANSIHDDLGLELAIRLLVDDESRQLQILQVTLPGESASELSAEVESFWEELPINVRDRVQFPIIEATDPIKALIEASAGVDLTIAGTSRSWGIERQTLGRYTDRLAVECHSSLLITRRYSQVTSHMASVLASETAQKDLEQVTTHEEI; this comes from the coding sequence AAGCTTGGTGTTGCTAGAAGTTGTCGTAATTATTGCTCTGTCTCGACTGATGGGTTTTGCTTGTCGAAGTATCAAGCAACCCCTGGTGATTGGAGAAATCATCGCTGGGATTATGTTGGGACCTTCCCTATTTGGCTTAATTGCTCCAGAGTTAGCCGCTAGTTTGTTTCCTTTGCAAACCCTCCCTGCTTTAAACGTACTATCTCAAGTAGGGTTGATTTTTTTCATGTTTTTGATCGGGTTGGAGCTAGATCCGAAATACTTGAAAGGCAACATAGAAATTGCGATGTTAGCTTCTCACGTCTCAATTTTAGCGCCTTTTGCCTTAGCAACTGTTAGTTCTTTAATTTTATATCCCTTAGTCTCTAACGCTACTGTTTCTTTTACCGCTTTTGCTTTGTTTCTCGGCTCGGCACTGTCGATTACTGCTTTTCCAGTCTTATCGCGGATTATCACCGAAAATAACTTACAAACTACTAGGCTGGGAGCTTTAGCCTTAACTTGTGCGGCTGTCGATGATGTCACTGCTTGGTGTTTGTTAGCACTGGCTATAGCTGTGACTCGGAGTAATAGCTTTATCGGTGCATTACCCACAATCGGTCTTTCGTTGCTCTATATTGGTTTGATGTTGACTGTGGGACGTTGGTTCCTACAACGGTTTTCTAAGCTCTACAAACGGACTGGAAGGCTCAATCAGTTCGCTTTAGCGGCTATCTACATGGGGGTAGTGGTTTCTGCACTGATTACTGATATTATCGGTATCCATTTGATTTTCGGCGCTTTTTTAATTGGTGCAATTATGCCCAAAGAGCCAGGATTAGTCAGGGAAATAGCCCAAAAAACTGAGGATTTTGTTTTAATATTTCTGTTGCCAATATTCTTTGCTTATAGCGGTCTTAAAACTCAAGTTGGATTGCTCAATCAGCCAGATTTATGGTTATTGTGTGCCTTAGTCTTAGCAGTAGCAATCTTTGGGAAATATGTCGGTACATATATTGCTGCTCGTGTTTCTGGGATTGATAAGCGAGAAGCATCCGCTTTGGGATGGTTGATGAATACTCGCGGGTTGACGGAACTGATTGTCTTAAATATTGGTTTAGATTTAGGGGTGATTTCGCCGTTATTGTTCACTATGTTGGTCATTATGGCGTTAGTAACTACTTTTATGACTTCACCCTTATTAGAATGGACGTATCCCAAACGTTTGATTAAGTTGGATACTGTGGGTGAGGAAGTCGTGAGGGAAGCGACAGCACCCATTAAGCCAACTTATCGGATTATCGTACCCGTAGCCAATCCCAGAACTCAAAAAGGATTACTGCAATTAGCTGGAGCTATAGCTGGAACTAAACTCCAACCAGCCATAGTTTATCCCCTCAGTTTGATTGAATTAGAAGAAGCCTATCTATTTAAAACTACTCCAGGGGAAGCTGACAGGTTAATTACTCAACAAACACAAGGGTTATCGGAATTAATTTCTACCTTAGAACCGCCATCAATTCGCACTATTATGTCGCCTATTGTGCAGGTGAGTAGTGATGTGGTCAGGGCAATTGGAGAAATTACTCGCCAAAATCCCACAGATTTGGTACTTTTAGGGTGGCACAGACCCATATTTGACCAAAATCGTTTGGGGGGAAGAGTTGGTCAAATTCTCACTCAAGCTAAAGTTGACGTAGCAGTGTTTGTAGATCGAAGGCTCAATCGGGTACAAAGGATTTTAGTTCCTTACGCCAATAGTATTCACGATGACTTGGGTTTAGAACTGGCGATTCGCCTGTTGGTAGACGATGAGTCGCGCCAACTGCAAATCTTACAAGTCACTTTACCAGGAGAAAGCGCTTCGGAATTAAGTGCAGAAGTGGAAAGTTTTTGGGAAGAATTACCGATAAATGTGCGCGATCGCGTACAGTTTCCGATAATTGAAGCTACAGATCCCATTAAAGCACTAATTGAAGCCTCAGCAGGGGTAGATTTGACTATTGCTGGTACGAGTCGTAGTTGGGGAATTGAACGTCAAACACTGGGCAGATACACTGATAGACTGGCGGTTGAATGCCATTCTTCCCTATTAATTACTCGTCGTTACAGTCAAGTCACTTCTCATATGGCTTCAGTGTTAGCTAGTGAGACAGCACAGAAAGATCTAGAACAAGTTACA